DNA sequence from the Gadus morhua chromosome 21, gadMor3.0, whole genome shotgun sequence genome:
AAAACTGATCTCTAAGAGCTCCCCTTGAGCAAGCTCTCTGATGCTTTGGGGGCTAGGtctagggctagggttaggggtaggggtagggctATGTAAACGTCCCTAAGCCACTGTGGCCCCCAGTCAGTCTATTTACGGTGCTGGCCTTGCCTCCCGAAGGCAGTCATTACGGTAACTGGGTGGCCAGTCTTTAAAACACCTTAGTCACCCTAAGGCAGTCAGGTGGGTGACTGGGCGGCCAGTCATTAAAACACCTTAGTCACCCTAAGGCAGAGGGGTGGGTGACTGGGTGGCCAGTCTTTAAAACACCTTAGTCACCCTAAGGCAGTCAGGTGGGTGACTGGGTGGCCAGTCTTTAAAACACCTTAGTCACCCTAAGGCAGTCAGGTGGGTGACTGGGTGGTCTGTCTGTAAAACACCTTAGTCACCCTAAGGCAGTCAGGTGGGTGACTGGGTGGCCTGTCTTTAAAACACCTTAGTCACCCTAAGGCAGTCAGGTGGGTGACTGGGTGGTCTGTCTGTAAAACACCTTAGTCACCCTAAGGCAGTCAGGTGGGTGACTGGGTGGCCAGTCTTTAAAACTCCTTAGTCACCCTCTGTCACCGAGGTCGACAACTCCATTCAAAAAAGGTTCAAACCCCCAGAGGTGCTGCTTCCCCGGCTGGTCTGGGACTCGATCCGCCTGGCAGTGACTAcgctgctctgattggctgggagggccGGCGGGGGCGTGGGAGCAACCGCAGACCGGTGGGCAGGTAGATGGAGGCCAGCCTTGGGTCCGACAGTGGGGGAAGCCTGGGTCCCCAGACGGTTCTTTCTTTGCCCTATTCAACCCTGTTGACCGTGACTGAGCTTCAAGAAGACTTGAGACCGACCAATCTCACCTTCTTCACTCACGTCCGAGACTCAAACATTGTGTGTTGCGTTGTAAAACCTTTTGTAGTCTTGTACCCTGCGCTGTTGGGACAGGCTTTACATTGCAATGTGTTGTGCTGTTTATCTTCTTTGTCTGACTCTGAAAGCTTAATTAGCTTAATGGTCCAGAAAGTAAAATCCATTAAAAAGTAATTGACTTCCCTCTCAAACGTTGAAGCAACTGAATAGAGCCCTGTGGTGGATTTATTCATTGATCCAATGGACATCGAAGTACAAACTATACACATAGCTCTCAAAGCAAACcgtttgtgtgtttatccaTTAGTGATTCTCCAATCAAGTAGTGTCATAGTTTTGGTTGTGTGGCTAAAGGCCCTCATTGTACATCTCTACTTTATAGCCACGTATGGAGATCCAAACTGAAAACAAGAAGGAAAGGAtgttaaggcccaatcccatttctaccccttaccactcccccttgttttgaaggggtaagggtaaggggtaaggggtagaaatgggattgggccttaatctgACACTATGGATTTTGATGGTAGCTATATTGTTGGATTGCTAGATTGACTTTTATTCGTATTTCTGATTGTGTTGTTGTGGGGAGACCTTGGTATTGACTTGATTTGTACCCCAGTGCAACAGTGGGTCGTTATCGCatgtagtcatttagcagatgcattTCTCTAAAGCCAAAGTAGGAAAGAGTTTGGGGTTAGGCATTTTACAAAGGCCTATGTTGACATTGGGAATCAAACATAAGGACCTTTCAGCTGGGACTCAAACACTTTAGCCAGTAGCAACTAGACTATCCTGTAGCAGTAACAGTGTTCGTACATTCATGTTCACAACTGCAACACACAGAGATCGATTTCCCACAACAAACATTAGTGTCAAGAATAGCTTTTATTAGGTTTCATTGATTAAGGCTTGATTTGTCGGGAAAAAGTAGTGGTCTAGAACCTCATGGAGGAGACAGAAGGTCTACTGGAGTGGTTGATGACCTCATGGAGGAGACTGGAGGTCTGCTGGTCTAGTAGTAAGAGTCGTTGATGCGCCTCATGCTCATGAACCTCATGCCGTTCATGCCCTGGTTCATGAAGTTCCTGTACTCTCCGGGCCTCATGTACATCATCTTGCCCCTGTACATAGGCTGCTCGTACATCAGCCAGTGGCCGTCCATCACGTTGCAGGACATGCAGTTGGACATGCGGTAGCGGTCCATAACGTTCTCACAGTCGTCCATCAGCTCGTGCATCTGGCCGCCAAAGTTCTCCTTCTCGTAGATGTTCATCCTGTAGTTGCCCCTGTGCTGTAAGGCGAGAAGAGAGAGCGCGGAGAGGGGAAGCCGATGAGACACGTCACCTCACTTCTATCAAAATAACTTGGATACAATTCACGGATACTCAGGGATGCTTAAGCTGGGAGTCAAGCCcacttactactactactactactagacGATCCTACCCCCTCTCAACATATACAGTTCAtgttagaaagagagagcagtCTGGCcttaccccctaaccctaaccctaacccttcccaTGGGGATCATGCAGTTAGCTTAGCGCTGTGCTCACCATGGGGATCATGCAGTTAGCTTAGAGCTGTGCTCACCATGGGGATCATGCAGTTAGCTTAGCGATATGCTCACCGTGGGGATCATGCAGTTAGCTTAGCGCTGTGCTCACCATGGGGATCATGCAGTTAGCTTAGCGCTGTGCTCACCGTGGGGATCATGCAGTTAGCTTAGCGCTGTGCTCACCGTGGGGATCATGCAGTTAGCTTAGCGCTGTGCTCACCATGGGGATCATGCAGTTAGCTTAGCGCTGTGCTCACCGTGGGGTTCATGCAGTTAGCTTAGCGCTGTGCTAACCGTGGGGGATCATGCAGTTAGCTTAGCGCTGTGCTTACCATGGGGATCATGCGGACGGACTTGATGCAGTCGCTCATGCCCATCATGCTCATGTAGTCGGAGTACTCTCCCTTCTTCATGAAGTACTGGTTGCCCATGAAGTTGGAGCGGTCGTAGACCATGAAGCAGCCGCGCTCCACCCTGCAGGAGTGGCACCTGCTCAGGTAGGAGGACATGTCGGCGCAGTCGCTGCTGCACTCGTACGAGCGGCCCTGGAAGTTCTTGTCCTCGTAGAAGGTGATTCTGCTCATGCTGTTGCCGGAAGACATGGTCGGTCGTCGGGTTTGCGTGGTCGCTGCTGCGGTGGCTGGTGGTGGGAGGGCTTGGGTTAAGCTGGAGCTGAACTGACTCTACCTGGCTGGAGGATTGGTTTTTATAGCTCTCGACCAGAGATGAAACCCCCTGAGCCAGCACCAGTGTGGGGAGGCCCCAGCGAGCGGCCTGGTTTGCTATAGAGGGACCCAGGGCACAAAGGCTGGCTGAAAGGGTTAACGCACAAAGGGCCCACGGTGTGTTGTTCTCCATAACTGTCATTGTTCATTTTGCTATTTTTTGCTGAGTTGTCGCTTTCCAAAAGTCGTGCGTGTGTTTCGCTGGACACACTTTGGCCTTGATTTTTAAAAGTTACAATACTCATTCTTGATTTGTACTTACTTACttgaaaaggtaaaaaaaatatcgtGAATATTGATCTTTGATCAAATTCGAggattgttgtgttgttttacaTACTTAGACAATTAGTGTTGGCTCTTTTATTTTAACATCTTCATTAACGAATACAGTTTTGGGATTCTTACTCTTTCAATGTCAACGTAATGAAACGCTTTAACCGAACAGTTTTTGTGaactaatgaaaaaaaacataatttatttAAGTAATATCACACGAGAGGGAGAGCTGTTGTATtgaatatcagcacggctgtCATCCAGTTCTGCACCATTTACTGGTTAACAGTCATAACATAAGCAACAATTCATtataatttgttttgtttatttaatcattgaTTGGGCTCCGCCAACACAAATAGATCCGCAACTGTACTAGGActgaactgttgccaagcaacacataaacacactatcTTAATAACATTAACCATTGTTAATACATCTGTAAAGCGGAGTGATACATGTGTAGTTTAAAGTccaagtgctgttatactcttCATCAGCATTCATGGAATGCCTCTTGCCCAATCAAATTTCTTGGTCGGAACTAACTGTGTAATAAGTTTAAATTACTTTCCGTGTGTAGATATTCTTCCAGGCGCGGTGTGTCAACTGGTGCACTTTTAAACCCATTATGAACATCTGGAAGTTGTGGGGTTTGTTTGGAGATGATATGACGGAAGCCGCATTCAGAAGTGTCTGAAATGGAACACAGCTTCTCAACACATGGGGAGCTTCTCTCTGGGGAGAACTCATCAGGAAAACCTATCGTGTCTGACCCTGTTGAAGGCATCAAGGTCAGGAACCGAGGGTTACGGTGAGATAGGGCTAGGTTTTGATGTGGTTCTAGTTGTGGTTAGATAGGGTTAGGTTTTGATGTGGTTCTAGTTGTGGTTAGATAGGGTTAGGTTTTGATGTGGTTCTAGTTGTGGTTAGATAGGGTTAGGTTTTGATGTGGTTCTAGTTGTGGTTAGATAGGGTTAGGTTTTGATGTGGTTCTAGTTGTGGTTAGATAGGGTTTGGTTTTGATGTGGTTCCAGTTGTGGTTAGATAGGGTAAGGTTTTGATACGGTTCCAGTTGTGGTTAGATAGGGTTAGGTTTTGATACGGTTAGAGTTGTGGTTAGATAGGGTTAGGCTTTAATACGGTTAGAGTTGTGGTTAGATAGGGTTAGGTTTTGATATGGTTCCAGTTGTGGTTAGATAGGGTTAGGTTTTGATATGGTTCCAGTTGTGGTTAGATAGGGTTAGGTTTTGATACGGTTCCAGTTGTGGTTAGATAGGGTTAGGTTTTGATACGGTTAGAGTTGTGGTTAGATAGGGTTAGGCTTTAACACGGTAAGAGTTGTGGTTAGATAGGGTTAGGTTTTAATCAGTTAAAGTACATGTAGATATACTCTTTCTGATGTTGACAACCACAAGCCAATATCTTTATTTCCTGTTTGTGCTGTATCATTCTGAAGTTTCCCCAAAGTGTCCACACTCATATGGCATCAGAAAGAGGAAATACCACGACATCAGTATTTCCTCCTTGATGCCCAGATTGCAGTTTCACTCACTGCTGCTAAAAGTAAAAAAGGAAGTGAAGCTAGTTTCACCGAACTGCACACCGAAACCATTTTTGTTTTGGTGTGCAGTTCGGTGAAACTAGCTTCACTTCCTTTTTTGCTTTTAGCAGCAGTGAGTGAACCTCCATCGGAGTCGTTGCTCAGATTGATTGAAACCCGGGCCAATAGAAGGTCTGCTCTAAATCCTCCATCTTATTGTCTCCTGAACCCCTCCCCCTGAACCCCCATGAAACCACCAATCCCAGAAGACGTCTTCATCAGGACACCCCCCCCCTTTATTCCATCCTGGCCCCCCAGCCCAGAgaatgagccccccccccccccccccctcggtgaTGACCGAATGGCTTTAGTGCCGCCTGCACACATGGAAGGGAGGGGTGATGTCAGTGAGGGGGGGCTGGTctctggtggagggggggggggtgagggggggctggtctctggtggggggggggggtgagggggggctggtctctggtggaggggagggggtgagggggggctggtctctggtgggggggagggggtgaggggggggctggtctctggtggggggggtgagggggggctggtctctggtggggggggggggtgagggggggctggtctctggtgggggggagggggtgagggggggctggtctctggtggagggggggggtgagggggggctggtctctggtggagggggggggtgagggggggctggtctctggtgggggggagggggtgagggggggctggtctctggtgggggggggggagggggggctggtctctggtggggggggggtgagggggggctggtctctggtggaggggggggtgagggggggctggtctctggtggggggggggagggggtgagggggggctggtctctggtgggggggggagggggtgaggggggctggtctctggtggggggggagggggtgaggggggctggtctctggtgggggggtggtgtcaGTGAGGGGGCGCTGCtctctggtggggggggttgagggggggttGGCTGTCAGCGGGTGGGGGCTATAGAGCGGCGCTGGTCCGTGTCTAACGACGTCCCTCCGTACGGGCGCTCAGCGGGGTatcgggggtcagggggggggggtgatgtcatAGGGCAGCACGTGTTGCAATGTGGAGGGATGACAGCCGGGTGGAGGCAGCACAGCAGGGTGGAGGCAGCACAGCAGGGTGGAGGCAGCAGGCTTTGAGCCTCCAGGGTGGAGGCAGCAGGCTTTGAGCCTCCAGGGCGGAGGCAGCAGGCTTTGAGCCTCAGGGCGGAGGCAGCAGGCTTTGAGCCTCAGGGCGGAGGCAGCAGGCTTTGAGCCTCCTGACGGAGGTCCTAGGAGCAGGTTTGGTTGCTGAGGTGCGTCTGAGTCCAGCGGGTTGGTCGGGGTTCCTCCAGACGTCCAGGCTGGCTCCTGGAGGGCCTCCTCATGATGCCAGTGAACGCCTCCCagccagggtcagggtcagagcTTGGTTAATGTCTCCTGAACTGAGCTCAGCGCTGTGGAGACGCTGAGTCGTTGACGTACAAGCCGGCGTTCattctcctctcactcctcgtattggtgcgtgcgtgcgtgcgtgcgtgcgtgcgtgcgtgcgtgcgtgcgtgcgtgcgtgcgtgcgtgttagaAGAGTGAGGCGCTGATCACGCATACATTAAACTCTACTTGTTGTCTTCCCGTATCTCCGCCTCCAAAGGGAGATCTGGTTTCACGGACGCCTTCGACGAGCGACAGAACGAAGCGCAGCTGCTCTGTGATAAGGTCATGTCGTCGCTGACGACGTCATCTGGTCTCCTTCCCTCGCGGGCGGAGT
Encoded proteins:
- the LOC115534775 gene encoding gamma-crystallin M2, with the translated sequence MSSGNSMSRITFYEDKNFQGRSYECSSDCADMSSYLSRCHSCRVERGCFMVYDRSNFMGNQYFMKKGEYSDYMSMMGMSDCIKSVRMIPMHRGNYRMNIYEKENFGGQMHELMDDCENVMDRYRMSNCMSCNVMDGHWLMYEQPMYRGKMMYMRPGEYRNFMNQGMNGMRFMSMRRINDSYY